A single genomic interval of Methylophilales bacterium MBRSF5 harbors:
- a CDS encoding signal recognition particle: protein MLENLTDKLQSVVRKISGQSRFTEENISDAMREVRIALIEADVAIPVVKFFIDQVKEKAIGTEVLKTVSPGDAIVKIVQDELTNLMGPENVPLNLEKKPPSVILMAGLQGSGKTTTSAKLAKLLKEQKKKVMLVSADVYRPAAIDQLKTLAASIDVECYDSTEKDKPIKIAEKSIDYAKKHFFDVVIFDTAGRTAIDEKMMKEIQSLHKVLKPAETLFVVDSMQGQDAVNTASAFNDALELTGIVLTKIDGDSRGGAALSAKHIIGKPIKFVGVNEKINGIEPFYPDRLAARILGMGDIVGLVEEAQKNVDQKEAQKLAEKVKSGKNFDLEDFKNQIVQMKKMGGVGALMDKMPSQLMGQAQQKINPEDGDKSLMQIEAIINSMTPLERKEPDLIKAKRKQRIASGSGTRVQDINRLLTQYEQMRKMMKMFSKGGLSKMMRGLAGKFPGMR from the coding sequence ATGTTAGAAAATTTAACAGATAAGCTGCAATCAGTTGTTAGAAAAATTTCTGGCCAGTCCAGATTTACTGAAGAAAATATTAGCGATGCTATGAGAGAAGTAAGGATTGCTTTAATTGAAGCTGATGTGGCAATACCAGTTGTTAAATTTTTTATAGATCAGGTAAAAGAAAAAGCAATCGGCACAGAAGTACTTAAAACAGTGTCTCCAGGTGACGCTATTGTTAAGATCGTTCAAGATGAATTAACAAATTTGATGGGGCCGGAAAATGTTCCCTTAAATCTAGAAAAAAAACCCCCCTCCGTAATCTTGATGGCAGGCTTGCAAGGCTCAGGTAAAACAACCACATCAGCAAAATTAGCGAAACTATTAAAAGAGCAAAAGAAGAAAGTGATGCTTGTCAGCGCAGATGTCTATCGACCTGCAGCGATTGATCAATTAAAAACATTAGCAGCAAGTATTGACGTTGAGTGTTATGACTCCACTGAAAAAGATAAGCCGATCAAAATAGCGGAAAAATCAATTGATTATGCAAAAAAACACTTCTTTGATGTTGTCATCTTTGATACGGCAGGACGAACTGCAATTGATGAAAAAATGATGAAAGAAATTCAATCATTGCATAAAGTATTAAAACCAGCCGAAACACTTTTTGTTGTCGATTCTATGCAGGGTCAAGATGCAGTAAATACTGCAAGTGCATTTAATGATGCCCTTGAGTTAACAGGGATTGTACTTACAAAAATTGACGGAGATTCAAGAGGGGGCGCAGCACTATCAGCCAAGCATATTATTGGAAAGCCAATTAAATTTGTTGGCGTGAATGAGAAGATCAATGGCATTGAGCCTTTCTACCCTGATCGATTGGCTGCAAGAATATTGGGGATGGGTGATATTGTTGGCCTGGTTGAGGAGGCTCAAAAAAACGTTGACCAAAAAGAAGCTCAAAAATTAGCTGAGAAAGTTAAATCTGGAAAGAATTTTGATTTAGAGGACTTTAAAAACCAAATTGTTCAGATGAAAAAAATGGGTGGTGTTGGCGCCCTAATGGATAAGATGCCCTCGCAGCTCATGGGCCAGGCTCAGCAAAAAATTAATCCAGAAGATGGAGATAAATCTTTGATGCAAATTGAGGCAATCATTAATTCAATGACCCCGCTTGAGAGAAAAGAGCCTGATTTAATTAAGGCAAAAAGAAAACAGAGGATTGCTAGTGGATCTGGTACCAGGGTTCAAGACATTAATCGACTGTTAACCCAGTATGAACAAATGCGAAAAATGATGAAAATGTTTTCTAAAGGCGGCCTATCCAAGATGATGAGAGGGTTGGCGGGAAAATTCCCCGGAATGAGATAA
- a CDS encoding phosphoserine phosphatase, whose amino-acid sequence MNLALFDLDNTLLRGDSDYNWSKFLIKHGLLDSKEHEKQNEIFYQDYKDGCLDIYKFCEFQFRPFTLIKRDQLNQLREQYVAEVIKPLVTKKSLDLVKSHQKNNDLCIIITATNSFITKPIASLFDVDILIGTDPEEVDGNFTGHVSGTPSFQEGKITRLKAWLQEHEYSFDSFMQTYFYSDSQNDLPLLNSVSNPVCVNPDPILETKAKENNWPIISLDD is encoded by the coding sequence TTGAATTTAGCTTTATTTGATTTAGATAACACCTTGCTCAGAGGTGATTCTGATTATAACTGGTCAAAATTTCTTATCAAACATGGACTTTTGGATAGCAAGGAGCATGAAAAACAAAATGAAATTTTTTATCAAGATTATAAAGATGGGTGTCTTGATATTTATAAATTTTGCGAATTTCAATTTCGTCCGTTTACTTTGATAAAAAGAGATCAATTGAATCAGCTTCGTGAACAATATGTAGCTGAGGTTATCAAGCCTCTGGTAACTAAAAAGTCCCTGGATTTGGTGAAGTCCCATCAAAAAAATAATGATCTGTGTATTATCATTACTGCCACAAATTCATTCATTACAAAACCAATTGCTTCACTTTTTGATGTAGATATTTTAATAGGCACTGATCCAGAAGAGGTTGATGGTAATTTTACTGGTCATGTTTCCGGGACGCCTTCATTTCAAGAGGGAAAAATTACTAGATTAAAAGCATGGTTACAAGAGCATGAATATTCGTTTGACAGCTTTATGCAAACTTATTTTTATTCAGATTCCCAGAATGACCTTCCTTTGTTAAATTCTGTATCAAATCCTGTATGCGTTAATCCCGACCCTATTTTAGAGACAAAGGCTAAAGAAAATAATTGGCCTATAATTTCTTTGGATGATTAA
- a CDS encoding molybdenum ABC transporter permease — MTISDYEITVLLLSLKVASISSIIAFFPSLLIAYFLARKNFIGKSFVDGLIHLPLVLPPVVIGFFLLIIFGKNGLVGDIFFSTFNIRISFTWIAAVIASAVMGFPLFVRSIRQSISEIDPKLIEAAQTLGANKLKIFKKIIIPLSKKGIITGFILSFSRSLGEFGATITFAGNIFGETQTLPLAIYSSLQDPDANLIVIRLVGISIFISLAALMISNRLSK; from the coding sequence ATGACTATATCTGATTATGAAATTACTGTTCTACTTCTCTCACTAAAGGTAGCATCTATTTCATCAATCATCGCTTTTTTTCCATCATTATTAATAGCTTATTTTTTAGCTAGAAAAAATTTTATTGGTAAGTCTTTTGTTGATGGCCTTATCCATCTTCCCTTAGTTTTACCGCCTGTAGTCATTGGCTTTTTTCTACTAATTATTTTTGGCAAGAATGGATTGGTTGGTGATATTTTTTTCTCAACATTTAATATAAGAATTTCTTTTACATGGATAGCAGCAGTGATTGCCTCAGCAGTCATGGGTTTTCCTCTTTTTGTAAGATCTATTCGCCAATCAATCTCTGAAATAGATCCAAAACTAATCGAGGCTGCACAAACCTTAGGTGCAAATAAACTAAAAATTTTTAAAAAAATTATAATTCCATTAAGCAAAAAAGGAATCATTACTGGTTTTATTTTAAGCTTCAGTAGAAGCCTTGGAGAATTTGGGGCTACAATTACTTTTGCTGGAAATATTTTTGGCGAAACACAAACACTCCCACTGGCTATTTATTCATCTCTTCAGGATCCAGATGCTAATCTCATAGTAATTCGATTAGTTGGGATTAGTATTTTTATCTCATTAGCGGCGTTAATGATCAGCAATAGACTTAGTAAATGA